TCTTCTCCAAATGCTGATATATGGAGTGaaattatgttgattttcttgggTTATGTTTGGTTGCTAtgaaaattcatgaaaataaaagaaaataaaatgacatcTTAAGTGTAGGGATTGCATTTCAGAATTTTGATATGGTTTCCgatctaaattttagtttttggtcCCGATTCGTGATTAATCGATGAATcaaagcttcaatttttctttttcttcttcttcttataccCTTTTAATTGTTACCAACGGGAACGTTTGATTTGTTTGGTATCCGAGAAGACAAAAGCATTCTCTTCTTTGAGTCTTACATAATGCTATGAGGCTCTGTTCTCATAGTGGGGAATCTGAAACAGAATATATCATtgataaacctaaaaaaatgttaatttgatTCAAATGAATGAAGTGTTTGTGAATATTGATTATTATGATGCATTTCATGCAGTTGAAAATTCAGAAGAGTTTTTTTAAGCTTCCAAGAAGGGGAATTTGATTCCTCTATACCGATGCATATTCTCTGATCACCTAACTCCGGTGCTTGCATATCGGTGTTTGGTGAAGGAAGATGATAGAGATGCTCCAAGCTTTCTGTTTGAATCGGTTGAGCCTGGTTTGGGGGTTCCAGTATTGTGAGCACTTATAATTGGGTTAGGGAATGAGTGAGAGTGGGAAtgttgatgggggtattttgggcactaaACCGCataaagtgatcacgtgcgtcgcacgtgatcactattccgtcagtcaaagccgctttgactgacggaatgcctgaattgcaaaaaattgaaactttaggggggtggattgcaaaaattgaaactttgaaggcggaattgcaaatcgctgacaactttgggggggtaaactgtaattttcccaagtaataatttgaatagtttcaaatataaacaaatCTCACCAATGAACATAAACACATCCTTTAATTTAGGTTAAACAAATCACCCTTTATCATGAACAAGGGTTTGATTTATTCTTATTACAAAGAGAAATTCGATTCCGGGAATAATTTCTACACATTTATTTATCTCAACAATTATTTTTCCCTTGTGGTCCAGGGATAATATTGGATCATAGATTAGCAGTCTTCTTCATCAAGGAGCTCTTCTGGTGACCCTTACCTTCAAACCATATTTCATGTGAAGTATGAAAGAGATGCTCGGTAAGACAGGATGACCTTCAACTACTTGAAGACGATAATTCCAGATGATGCTGCTTGCAACTATTTTCATTTGAATGAAAGTCATGTCTTTACCCAAACAAGTCCTAGGGCCTGCATTAAATGTTATGAACTTGTAAGCTGGGACATGCACAATCATTCCTTGCTCCGAAATCCATCTCTCGGGCTTGAACTCTAAGCAATCTTCGCCCCATATGCTTTCCATCCTTCCCATTGCATATGGACAGTACAACATTCTCGTACTTGGATCAATACGGTGGCCGCTTGGGAGAATGTCAGAATCAATTGCGCACAAATGCTCGAAAGGTACAGGTGGAAAAAGGCGTAAGGACTCACATATGGCGCCGTGGAGATAAACTAGCTtacttatttcttttatatccCAGTACTTGATCTCACTGTTAACTAGAAAATGCTCTCTCATCTCTTGCAGAATCTTAGCTTCCACTGATGGGTGTGTTGCAACAAGCCATAGAAACCAGGTGAGGCTTGAACTTATGGTGCCGTTGCCTGCCAACATGAGACTCAATGCTATGTCCCTCAAAAACTTGTTGGATTTTGTAAAACCATccatttcatctcctccttcgaCTTCATCTAGCTCTATACAAGCTGTCAGCAAGTCGAACTTGGGTTCCTCCACTTTCAGGGTCATGCTCCGGCTGATCAGTTCTTCATGCTTGGATGAGATGCATTGCCAGCATTGGTACACGAATTGATCAAATATTTTCCAAGCAATGCTCagcttcttctcttctcttattTGAAGCCATCGCTGCAACTTCCAACAACTTTCTGGCACAAAGTGTCGGCAAAAGACGCTTCGTTCCATTTGATCAAACGCTTTTGCATGTGAAACTTGAGGAAATTCGATGGAGAGGCAATTTggatcaaaacccaaaaccagtAAGCAAACACTATCGAAGGTGTAGCGTTGAAGAACATCTTGTAAATCCACCTCAATTCCCGTATTTGAGACGTGATCAAGGATCGGAATGAGGCCGCTTTCCACCTTTCCCAAGGAGACTTTCTCCAAGAGCAACTCGTACTTTTTGTTCTTTATCATTGACTGAATCAGCTTCCTCCGATATCTCCAGGAGTCAGAATCGCAAGTAATAATCCCATCTACAAAGGGTTCAAAAACCTCTCGGAACTTGGGGCCTTTGTGGTAGTTGGAAAAGTTTCTGCTCAAAATGTGTTGGATGTTCGCGGGATCACCGGTAATCACAAAGTTCATGTTGGTGAACCAAGGGCCCTTAAACTCCAAAGTCCCTCCAGAATGTTTTAAAACTCGAGTTACGAACTCGGGAACATGCGATGCATTTCGAAGAAGCCCTGGAAGCATTCCGAAAAGAGGCCAGTTAACGGCGGGGGAGTCTTTGTTCAATCTCCAATGccaaagaaaaatgaagcaaaCAAATGCTACAGCTATCTCTGCGTACAAAAGCATGGCCATTGGATCTTTACGAAGCTTTTGTGGTTTTGTGATTAAGGTTCCAAAGCTGAATCGCTTTTATAGGCGCGCGTGCACGGCTTAATTATTGGTTATGGCTATgagtgtcaaaaattattgaaaacTCGAAACTGGAAAATTGGGAATTTggttgaaaaattcaaaaatcagaTACTTCGGTTCCgatattttcggtaaaaaccgAAAATATCGGAACcgggtttatattttattaaataatatttatatattattaaattttatatatatatatatatattaatttttttatgcttAGTTTAGGTCTCCAGTTCTCCCCTAAGTCCCCGTCATCTTTTCTCACATCACGCCCAAGCCCCtcctcttctccattttctgatttttctcCTCTAgtcctcttcttcatttcacatCTCCATTTCTTATTTCCCCCTATGCATTTCACAACAGTACAACACCCATTCGATGAATCTTCATTTCAAACATTTCTCACACCCATTCagcctctctctttctccgtTTCTCGCTTCGCCTCCCTTTCTCGCTTCATCTCCATCTCTCGCTCCGTCAGGCGTTAGCCGAGCAATGAGCACTAGCACtagactttttatttttgagcttctttgattttttttattttttttaatattttctctgttgatttatgaattttttttttgttttgcttggttTTAGTGGATACAATTTAATCTACTCTACTTTTTAGTGTTCATTACTTCATTTACATGCAtgttcattaaatttgtgatgggCTTGTTTTATTTGGGGCGCTGCAATTTCGGATTTGGTGGGAGTGGGACGGTGAGTAGCAGAGAACATGGTGTAATTTTGGCCGATTATTTtgctaagttgaaatttttaaacAGTCTGATTGGAGAGTaggaaaaattttcttcaaaaaccggttaccgaactgggtaaaaccggaactggctggtaaccgggaccccggttaaccagGGTCCCGGTCctggttccggtttcccaaaaccgaaAACCGGGGTATCCGATTTCGGTTCCCGATTTTggcaaaaaactaaaaaaccgGAATAGGTTAACACCCCTAATTATGGCATGATAGATGCATGCCATATATGCATGGACATTGATGCGACAAGACAATTTAGTTGGGGCATGTAAGCCATACATGCATGGACATTGGacatcaatatatatacttattctctctccctcttcctcttgTATATATTCAGATTATTACAATTTGACTACATTAAATTACGCAGTTTAAGAGAGGATTTTTAGGATTGATCACTTACGTACCAACATGGCAACACCTCTTGCTATCCAAGATAGCTTGCTCTCTTAATTAGATTGGttgaatttttatgaaatgCATTTAGTCTAATTATAGTGGATCCTTCTTATTTTCAACACtttgtatttatgtttttttaaatttggactaGCTCCGACATGTTGCGTACATTgataatataacaattatatattttgacatgtatttatgaacttttttatatataattttgttaaacacatataattatttgataaattaCTTCATTTCTGTTCTAAATTATGTTTAAcatatttttagtttggcccccacaataataattttgtttggctCCGCCACGGTTTATAATCACTTATATAACCTAATCATATATAGTGTTTGGTTTAGATATATCTTGctcaatttttcttcaattaaattttttgaaatatatatatatatattgttctctTATATGCATTTTACTTTTCATAACGTGCTCTTCTCGTAAAAACAACCCTACTTTGTGGCTGAGCAATTGGTTTAAGCGGGCAACTCTCCATTTAATATTTCGGTCCATAATCTACTCGTATCTTATATATAGTACTCCTACCTGTGGCTGAGCAACTGATTTGAGTGGGTGGCagtccattttatatatattttgggtccataatctagcattactcatagcCATACTTTATGGTTGAGTAGTTGGTTTAAGCGGACGGctcttcatttaatattttggGTCCATAATTTACTCTTCTCTTATAAATAGTtatgcttcatttaatattctgGGTCCAATAATATTTTGAGCCCGGAAGCATTCCGAAAAGAGGCGAATTTATGAAGGATGAGTGTTTGTTCCATCTCCCATGCCGAACAAAAAGAAAGCAGAGAAATGTTACAACTATCTCTGTGTGCCAAAAGCATGGCGCTTTTTGAATGAGATTAACggctattaaaaaattttaatgataaaGATTTTATTAGCATTTCGAttgactaaaaaaataaatttttgaaaaaacaaatttaaagagaaaaaatttttgacgtgttgacaaaaaaaaaaacttttactatatttattctaaaataaaataaccataaaatagctattttcattttctttgtcttttgacttttttttttcttcttttttttagttacacataaagaacaaaaattattgatgtggtatGTTTTTATTGGTAAATGGATCAAGTGCACATCACGTGATTACGATTAGACCAATTCTATATTATAATGTAGACAATAATCAACATCTTGAAAAGACAATTCAGTCGAAATTTGGGGCTTTGCAGGATTATTATGGAAAACAACTCGAATGCGATCACATTCAACGTACAAAATTGGAGTAAATATGGCCTATTTGTAGGGTACACCAATTAGGAGAGGTGTCAATTCTAGCTACTTGAACATGATAATTTCAGCTGATGGTACTTGAACCTTGCAAGCTGCCACGAACTTTCAGCTATGTTTGCCAAGAGCCGGGCCGGCACTATACCTGGAATAGTACAGTGCCATCTGACATGTACAgtgtcaaaaattgactttgtaatattaaattttttttttttaaaagcaaaatattaaaaaaaaaaaaaaaaaaaaaaaaggaagagaacgatggggtggttccagccaccccttggccaaaaatggggtggccgggctgtagtgccccagaattttcaaagctatttaaatagattatttcgataatgatgattattttaatatccattgtagttaaggattttaattattgggaaatttatgagagtggtaattagagaatggtaattggtgaaataataggatagtaaatggtaggtataaggatggtagaataagaaggtagaatagtatagggttggtagaatagtatagggttggtgaaatagtatagggttggtgaaatagtatttgattttctcctataaatagagctcttctccttcacaattttcaccactcatctcctctcccatctcttgcatatattcttccttcttccgctttttactcggtctttcttctttctaagagtgtttactcagaacagagagagaaagggcgagaccaagcgctacaagaaagaaagaacacaagagatagcggactttagaaattagtttcaaaagatatactagtggtgttagtcatattggagcaactagattccttcataccacttttagcttcagtctagaggtaagtaaattcactaccccttctaaaattacttcatgtcatgctatttattcattctttagtaaattgtaaatgattattttatttatgtattatgaagttatgttgcatgcatgaaggatttctaaaagaattatctagaaagtttctatttatttaaacgctttctaaatacaacaagtttatatttgaaaaggttttcaatttgagaaaagaaagttgagaaatgatgatgattataagaaagaaaaatgatgataaaccctcctacatgttgccctaagatgcatcaaaagaagtacaaagaaaagtacaagagatgagataaatgtttatgaaatgagggcacatgtatggaggagagtatttttggccccaagataagtaagatgagaggagttcggtaccgatactcggatggaggcgaaaccactgaaggaggctatgccagaaggtggtattccatcaactagaccgttgagtgcaccaagaaagagttaattgacggtcgggcatggctgtggccacagttcagtgccatggtcacaaggacccgcaaccctcgtgcacaggggtaatagtgtacatgggccctattatgagaaaatgatactatattttcaacgatgatatgctatgatgatttacaaagattatttataatgatgcattatgatgatgatttataaagatgatttacaacgatgatctattactagatgtaatagtatgtatatgttacgggagatgcaaccgtacatacagatattattatggctagaattatatttatttgcgaaaatgattttcaaaactgagaacaaggagtaaaactatttatggttgtggattttacttgctgggccccctttgggctcattcagttttatttcttgttttcaggtagaaaggatgctggaataggaggccagaatggggtgggaataattattaattttcaaagtcttttcatataagttattgtaatgatatgatattccgcaactaaaatctaatgttttctaattccacttgtaataaaatctcttgaaaaaaatgttttacgcatttattgtatcttttaaaatcaagtactctgatagaccttatagatctttgcaagaattttgttgaaaaagaagaaaaatagatctttgcaagaatttttgttgaaaaagaagaaaagtggcaaacttcGACCTTGGTGGGGATGTTACGAGCCACCATTTTTTGAAAGCCAAGGGGTGGTTAGACCACTTGAGCCCGTCGAAGATGGTCGAACCACCAGAGTGGCCTCCTACTggccaaaacaaaaaagggaatGGAGTTACccatttgggggtggcggaCCACCCCAAGTGGGCTGCCCGGGCAGTTTCACGTGACCATTGCGGCCCGTTATTAAGGGGTGGCTCTATTACCAATGAATCTGACCACTACCGATACTCTTTTGGCCCAGGGGTAGCCCCGGGACCACCCGGATAGGCGGGGAGCCGCCCCCTTGAAAACGCAATGTGGTGGTGCGGCCACCCATTTTTTGGCAGAGGGTGAGTGGAACCACGCCTATCTTtacctcatatatatatatatatatatatatatatataatattttaacttttttaaaaaaaaaaaaaaaaattaagatgaaaaAGTCAATTTTGCTACCACGTGTtagttggcactgtagctggaacagtgccgttccagctacagtgccagccTTGGCTGGGGCCAAACATAGCTTTCATTTCCTCACTTGCTGCTGCGATAGCTTCATACGGAATGACAACCGCCGCATCCAGTAACTAGGGGCCAAAGAGAGGATAAATGACCTATGGTGCGTTTCAAGGTTATTATGcgaaagagtaatgttataagtagGACTTTTGtgtcttttacttttaaaaaaaaaaggtcgaatttttgtgcttttttttttccctcaaaagcGATGTGCcttataaaatcataattaattgaGATCAAAATGTAACAGTGATACATCTCAAGTCCTTGTTGATTTTAAATTAGggttgttaaatatattgttgaatatattgtggagagcaaaaagaaagagaagaaagagatggaAGCATATAATTAACATTATATTGGTAATGTTATATGCATAAATACAGATgtgtctatttatagagaggttaTAAGTGATAAGTAAGTAACCATACACTACTTAAGTTAGAAAATAAACTCTAATAAGAAAGACAATAAACCTtagaataatatattaaatattctaACAAGAGTAAAGTTCACacaccccctcaaactaccacataattgacaatgtaccatccaaactttcaattgtgacaatgtcctcataaactatcaaaacattgtcaatgtccctcccaaggctatcaaaaagataaaattgctcatatataaaaataagacaaaaatatccctataaatttgaaaaaaataataattaatttcttttaaaacgaaaattttaattaaagaaaaagaattcattttttatttttttttaaacggaaatttttatttaaaaaattttgtttttaaaaacgaatttttattttattttttaaacgaaaatttttaatttattaaaaaatgaaaatttttatttaaatattttttttaaaaaaggaaaattttctatttatatatataaaaaaaaaaatctaaatcttttgtaaaatttttttcttataaaaatgattttttttttctttcaattttaggtttttctagaagttttagtatttttgtttctattttactaagggtagtttcgtcattggaggggcattgacaatgttttggtagtttgggggacattgtcacaattgaaattttgggaggacatttaggaccacgcttaatgaagtggaggtcactagttcgaatcgcCCTCCcccttttgtgcggacatgtcaaaaaaaaaaaaaaaaattattaattagatGGTAATTTGAGAGGGTATGTAAACTTATCCctaaaaattacatcacatttaggtgaataaaagggaaataaaagtCATACTCCTACATCTACATCTATCGGTGAAAGCCTTAGAGGCTACATTttaattgattgatttgattgtgtAGAAATGCTAGCTCTATTTAAAGAGCTTTAAAAGTAATTTGAATAGtttcaaacataaacaaatcTCACCAATTTACGATAAACACATGCTTTAATTTAAGTTAAACAAATCACCCTTTATCAACAAGGGTTTGACttatatattcttaattattagACAAAGCAACAAAGAGAAATTCGATTTCGGGAATAATTTCCACACACTAATTTATTTATCTCAACAATTATTTTTCCCTTGTTGTCTAGGGATTGgaagggctggcaaaacgggtctgcgggtcgacccgtttatgacatGTGGTGACCCGCAACCTGTTTAAGCTTCacccaaacacgacccgtttaattaGCGGGTCGGCTCACCCGACACGGCAATTTTTACGggtcacccgacacgacccgtgagacctgtttaaaataatgggtcgGATCGGGTTGcgtttaaccctaaaaaatcaTCATGAGACAAAATCAGAtcaagagaagagagaaagagagatcagAGATGgagtgagagggagaaagagacgCGAGCTGAGAGTGAGAGGGAAGCGGCGGCGGCATGCGAGAGAGGCGAGGACATGAGGCTAGTGAGCGGCGGCAGCACGAGAGAGATAGGCGAGGCTAGGCTGGCTAGCGAGGGACAGCGAGATGGAGACGCGAGCtgcgcgagagagagagagagagagagagagaaaatgagagatggAGACGGCGAGACGCCATGGGTGATGGCCGATGGGTATTGTTTGCGGAGTGCAGTCTGTGACTTTGTGCAGATGATAGAAGAGGAAGAATGAAAGATGAAGAGGGAAAAGGCTAAAATGATAgaatttctcttatttattttttaagtaaaggGGTAGAATTCTTGGGATCGTTTGGCAACGGTATTGTGCCTAAACACTGTTCACCTTTTGACCGATTGCCAATGTTGACCAGCAAACTTTGGATTTTCAACTTCAATATTGAGGGAAATTTGACCATATTGCCCTTGTCTTTCTCTTCACACCTTCTGAGTTTTTTTTCCCTGAAACTCCCCAGCCTTAAAACTTGCTTTCTCAGAAAGACTGCAATTTCATCCCTTTCTTCTCCGTTGGGTTtggcttttcttcttcaatcgaAGACACGCAGTGAATCCCAGTCTCCCCCGGTAAATCCTGTTTATCATGGAGACACCGGAAACGATCTCGGCGGCTCTTGAATGCACAGACGCGAAGAAAGAGGGCCTTAAGAAGGCCTTCAACGAGTTGGAATCCCATTCCTCAGTCCTCGCCTTCGTCTCTCTCAAGTGGTCCAACCTCGACACTCACTTCACTGCCCTACAGAACTCACTACTGCCCTTGAGCTGATGAACATGGGCATCTACCTGTTTGAAATCCACAATTTTCTATTCTCTACACAAGTGGAAAagaattcaatgataattttctcCTATAAGTGAAGTACTTTCCTTCTCCCAAAACATACAAAATCAACTTTTCTCCAAAATCAACCACATCAATAAGAAACACTCACAGAGCTCTGGCCATGTTGTTGAGGAGCTTCTTAGAATCCTCAAAGAAAATCGACACAACCCCAACCACAAAATCTGGGCTATTCTCATCTTGCAGTTTCTGAAGTTGTTCAAATTGGTCGTCCAAAAATCCCTTTTCACCACCAACAAAAACCTCTCATTTAGAATTGCTCTAAcgcccaaaaaaattgaaagaaagaagaaaagagatcaGTTTAAATTCCGTTTGCTTCAATGGAAAAAACGGCTAATTTTCTGGGAAAACTTCAAAGCCTCCATGTGTTTTTGATCAAGTTTAAGTCTTTCAATATGGAAAATTCATAGCACGTCTTCAATTATCTTTTGGGCAGTATCTAGTATTCACTCTATTCCTCCGGGCAAAActaatccaataaaaaaaataccaaaatccCAGAACTGCCTCCGCAACTACCTCATAACGTCCATGGTCGCTTTCTGCTCCAACTGTGACTTTTATCAGTCGCCAAGAATGACCACAAAACGATGCGTGGCACTGAACCAGACCTCAATCTCACAGAGTCGGAGGGTTTTGGCAAAGGTTGGCTTTGGAGAAGACTCTGTGAGGGAGATCAAGTCTGTGCgctgaaagagaaaataaaggggtaaaaaggtaattttaaaaattgagtttgatgGGTCACGTGTTAAAAGGCACAATTACCGAAATTGCACAGTATCTAGGTGGGCACAACCCGGTTGCCAAACACTACCCTAGACTCTAGTAGGCTAGTTAGCAATAGCATTCTGAATCTCTGATATGAAGCACGTGAACACTAAATGTGAATGCTTttcattatttcaaattttcaaatcagttttttatttatatatatatattggtcgcgtgttcgaatccgcttgcggtagtagatgcgtgaaccagatgctactttgaaggggcTTTACCGACTTGCACCTtagtggggttgtggtgacgggctcgccttcccctgcagtagctatggctcaaaaccgaacattccacagcgggtggagaccccgatggtaacgcccaaggGGGGAAATTACACTGGTTGCCCCTTCCCacccttttaattagaaaaaaaaaaaaaaatagttttttttttttatattaacaattaaacattttagtttttagtgAAAAGTTGAAACAGGCATTGCAGTAGGTAGCAGAATCGAGGCAGTCAGCAGTGGCATCCAATGACCCACGGTCaccacatgtttttttttttttttttttttttttaagttaaacgtGTCTAGCGGGTGACCCGCGACACGACCCGTTAAGCACAATATAAACGGGTCGTAAACGACCCAAATCCGTTTAAGGTAAACTCAAATCCGATAATTTCGTatcgtgttcgtgtcggattgtcgggtcgtgtcaaaattgttaGCCTTAATTGGATCATAGAGATGGATATTGGAGAAAGGAATGATTGTGCATGTCTCATCTTACAAGTTCATAGCATTTAATGCAGGCCCAAGGATTTGTTTGGGCAAGGACATGAGTTTTATTCAAATGAAGATCCCATCTCCGAGAGGTTCAAAAACCTCCGGGGCTTCTTCAAAATGCACCGCAAGTTCCCGAGTTCGGAACCCGAGTTTGAAAACATTATGTAcactaaataaattttaatcacaataaatacttaaaattaaacataaaattaaatatgcaattAATTTAAGcagaataaataattaaaatagtaaactattaaaataaaaataatcaaaaagtaaactaaaaattaaattaataaaaataaaatttgataaaattaatgaaaaaaacacTAATATAAGGGGTTGCATTCGTGTCAACTTTCttaagagaaaggaaagagttTCTTCTTTAGTTTTCAACCGTAGAAACCCACGTTTTCTTcctccttttattttctcttctacGCTGGCCGCTGGTGGCATGGAATTGCGTAGACACAAGTCTGAttttcctctttatttatttattttttattttttcttcacatCACGTGCATCTCC
This window of the Corylus avellana chromosome ca5, CavTom2PMs-1.0 genome carries:
- the LOC132183205 gene encoding alkane hydroxylase MAH1-like, producing the protein MAMLLYAEIAVAFVCFIFLWHWRLNKDSPAVNWPLFGMLPGLLRNASHVPEFVTRVLKHSGGTLEFKGPWFTNMNFVITGDPANIQHILSRNFSNYHKGPKFREVFEPFVDGIITCDSDSWRYRRKLIQSMIKNKKYELLLEKVSLGKVESGLIPILDHVSNTGIEVDLQDVLQRYTFDSVCLLVLGFDPNCLSIEFPQVSHAKAFDQMERSVFCRHFVPESCWKLQRWLQIREEKKLSIAWKIFDQFVYQCWQCISSKHEELISRSMTLKVEEPKFDLLTACIELDEVEGGDEMDGFTKSNKFLRDIALSLMLAGNGTISSSLTWFLWLVATHPSVEAKILQEMREHFLVNSEIKYWDIKEISKLVYLHGAICESLRLFPPVPFEHLCAIDSDILPSGHRIDPSTRMLYCPYAMGRMESIWGEDCLEFKPERWISEQGMIVHVPAYKFITFNAGPRTCLGKDMTFIQMKIVASSIIWNYRLQVVEGHPVLPSISFILHMKYGLKVRVTRRAP